The following proteins are encoded in a genomic region of Nicotiana tomentosiformis unplaced genomic scaffold, ASM39032v3 Un00097, whole genome shotgun sequence:
- the LOC138903871 gene encoding uncharacterized protein: MSTLSENELTCLSVLDNDPLLWHRRLGHASLSQVNKLVSKDLVIGLPNIKFKKDKVCEACARRKHVRSSFKCNKVVSTTRTMELVHMDLCGPMRILSKGIKRYVMVLVDDYSRFTCTLVITSKDEAIDMFNSIVRKTQKQLEESVRMVFDEANILSKRQEQDDEATRLVRNSNETTTQTEAALEEGTGDGTVDGTQGNMTGGIKQKENDSQTSREPVHEHVPQQQSIEGISKGNQLVMDVKSAFLNGYLKEEVFFKQPPGFESKESPDHMYKLDKALYGLKQAPRACIGLCVRFQVGYVDTDYAVTPGNFFEVATNLENRFVLVGVKTTEFGKVGGKNEKGQEK, translated from the exons atgtccacactttcagaaaatgaactcacttgcttaagtgtgttggacaatgatcccctcctttggcacaggagacttggacatgcaagtctgagtcaaGTCAACAAATTAGTTTCCAAGGACCTAGTGATAGGgttgcctaacatcaagttcaagaaagacaaagtttgtgaggcttgtgcaaggagGAAGcatgtaagatcctcttttaaatgcaataaagtggtaagcaccaccaggacaatggaactggtccatatggatctctgtggtccaatgagaataTTAAGCAAAGGTATTAAAAGATATGTGATGgttcttgttgatgattactctaggtttacttgtaCATTGGTtataacatctaaagatgaagcaattgACATGTTCAATTCtattgttagaaaaactcagaaacaattag aagaaagtgttcgTATGGTTTTTGATGAAGCTAACATTCTTTCTAAGAGGCAGGAACAAGATGATGAAGCAACTAGGCTAGTAAGAAATTCAAATGAAACGACaacccagactgaagctgcattagaggaaggaacaggtgatggaacagtTGATGGAACCCAAGGCAACATGACAGGGGgaataaaacaaaaagaaaatgattctcaaacctcaagggaacctgtccatgaacatgTTCCACAGCAACAAAGCATTGAAGGAATATCAAagggaaaccagttggtt atggatgtcaagagtgccttcctcaatggctatctaaaggaagaagtgtttttcaagcaacctccggggtttgaaagcaaggaaagTCCTGATCAtatgtacaaacttgacaaagcactttatgggctcaagcaggctccaagagcatg tatAGGCCTTTGTGTAAGATTTCAGGTTGGATATGTTGAtactgattatgcag TTACTCCTGGAAATTTTTTTGAAGTTGCtacaaatttggagaataggtttgtgCTGGTAGGTGTTAAAACTACAGAGTTTGGAAAAGTTGGTGGTAAAAATGAAAAGGGACAAGAAAAATAG
- the LOC138903870 gene encoding uncharacterized protein yields the protein MSAPPENWEGQSTARPPLFNDHYYFWWRNRMRDHIIGEDYELWDIVTDGPLATMKIYAEGEEVEKTRADCTADNLRKWEKNAYAKKWLVCGLGPDEYSRIQSCTTAKEFWDTLQVADEGTPQVKRSGGTLLYYQYENFTMNEGEIIQEMYTRITKGYDLEDDEMAMITKDFKKYLKRGKGPSRSGSYIKPKAPERQTNEGCYKCGLPMHFHGYRNIIVAIEEDSALGICHLNGIPIASLTLPKNKICTHCGKTGHYKSECNAKEKVQVKESNQIWYMDSGCSKHMT from the exons atgagtgcaccacctgaaaactgggaagggcaatccactgctaggccaccacttttCAATGACCATTATTACTTTTGGTGGAgaaacaggatgagagatcatatcataggagaagactatgagctatgggacattgtcacagatggcccactggctaccatgaagatatatgccgaaggagaagaggtggaaaagacaagagctgactgcactgcCGACAACTTGagaaaatgggagaagaatgcttatgccaagaaatggcttgtttgtggactcggtCCAGATGAGTATAGTAGAATCCAAAGTTGCACCACTGCTAAAGAATtctgggacactttgcaagtggccgatgaaggaacacctcaagttAAGAGGTCTGGAGGAACACTACTATATtatcaatatgagaatttcaccatgaaTGAAGGGGAAATCAtacaagagatgtatacaag aatcactaaaggttatgatctagaagatgatgaaatggctatgataacaaaggacttcaagaagtacctaaagaGAGGAAAAggtccttcaagaagtggaagctacatCAAACCAAAGGCTCCTGAAAGGCAAACCAATGagggatgctacaagtgtg gtcttccgatgcactttcatggctataggaacatcatagtagcaatagaagaggactcGGCTTTGGGAATAtgccacctaaatgggatcccaataGCAAGCCTTACACTTCCTAAGAACAAGATTTGTACTCATTGTGGTAAaacaggtcactataaaagtgaatgcaatgcaaaagaaaag gtccaagtgaaggagagcaaccaaatatggtacatggatagtggttgctcaaagcacatgacatga